The following coding sequences are from one Paenibacillus stellifer window:
- a CDS encoding general stress protein gives MTKKIIGIFETEREATKAIQELQARGIPNEEISVVTKDRDELKNITEETATMAPEGVATGAATGGVVGGLAGLLAGIGALAIPGIGPFIAAGPIAAVLTGAAIGAGAGGLVGGLVGLGIPEDEAKEYEKHVNEGRIMVLVDDDGHSSDIHHIFRGNRSLNAHRYSSPVPDPARSSGQDATAVGSSAGLRGPVNEGNATDLSDRNKR, from the coding sequence GTGACAAAGAAAATTATTGGCATTTTCGAAACGGAACGCGAGGCGACCAAAGCGATTCAGGAGCTGCAGGCAAGAGGCATCCCCAATGAAGAGATTTCAGTCGTGACGAAAGATCGCGATGAATTGAAAAACATAACGGAAGAGACGGCAACGATGGCTCCCGAAGGAGTGGCCACGGGTGCTGCGACAGGCGGTGTGGTCGGCGGTCTCGCCGGACTGCTGGCGGGAATCGGCGCGCTTGCGATCCCTGGTATTGGACCATTTATCGCCGCAGGACCGATTGCGGCGGTGTTGACCGGTGCGGCAATCGGCGCGGGTGCAGGCGGCTTGGTCGGCGGTCTGGTGGGCCTCGGGATTCCGGAGGATGAAGCGAAGGAATATGAGAAACACGTCAATGAAGGTAGAATCATGGTGCTCGTTGACGATGATGGCCATAGTTCCGACATTCACCATATCTTCCGGGGCAATCGTTCGCTGAACGCGCACCGGTATTCTTCCCCGGTTCCGGACCCTGCGCGAAGCAGCGGACAAGACGCCACGGCGGTCGGCAGCAGCGCGGGGCTCCGCGGGCCGGTGAATGAAGGTAACGCTACGGATCTTAGCGACCGGAACAAACGGTAA
- a CDS encoding helix-turn-helix transcriptional regulator: MAFMIAQRAFIKLYLITMVEENKGYGYQMLEDLRREFKSHGYNPPQSEIYRALHELVQQGILYRTKQLKGNDPKVDFQEIVLYHFTSDGAEKAKLYKKQVKTDLDRCLGILNKAVTDNY, encoded by the coding sequence GTGGCATTTATGATTGCCCAGCGGGCTTTTATTAAGCTGTATTTGATCACGATGGTTGAGGAGAACAAAGGGTATGGTTATCAGATGCTCGAGGATCTGCGGAGAGAATTTAAAAGTCACGGCTATAACCCGCCTCAGAGCGAAATATACCGGGCTTTGCATGAGCTGGTTCAACAGGGAATCTTGTACCGGACCAAACAATTGAAGGGAAATGATCCCAAGGTAGATTTTCAGGAAATTGTGCTTTACCATTTTACATCCGACGGAGCCGAAAAGGCCAAACTGTACAAGAAGCAGGTCAAGACCGACCTTGACCGTTGTCTGGGCATTCTGAACAAGGCGGTTACCGACAATTACTAG
- a CDS encoding DivIVA domain-containing protein: protein MDEHMKRRLDKQRKLFSQLGIGLDALTIHEKEFSMKLRGYDPEEVDTFLDSVIKDYERFYATIADLMDKWQEQQITLRELKAESKPAPAPAPVIQGVDPKEIEDSITKLESGIRLLKESVQRSEMI from the coding sequence ATGGATGAACACATGAAGCGCAGATTGGACAAGCAGAGAAAGCTGTTCAGTCAGCTCGGAATTGGGCTCGATGCGCTAACCATTCACGAGAAGGAATTCAGCATGAAGCTTAGAGGCTATGACCCCGAAGAAGTGGACACCTTTCTCGATAGTGTAATTAAGGATTATGAGCGTTTCTACGCCACGATCGCGGATTTGATGGATAAATGGCAAGAGCAGCAGATCACGCTTCGCGAGCTGAAAGCAGAGAGCAAGCCTGCCCCGGCCCCGGCCCCCGTTATCCAGGGAGTTGATCCGAAGGAGATCGAGGACTCGATCACGAAATTGGAATCCGGCATCCGCCTGCTGAAGGAAAGCGTCCAGCGCAGCGAAATGATATAG
- a CDS encoding CHASE3 domain-containing protein, giving the protein MLWNLKIRGKIAVGYFMIVLLLGLFLLIVQGRIKELEKETELLSGHDMHVNELIDKIEKNVLDMETGQRGFALTGNESYLVPYNEGNEDWQENFADLKGMITDATQLENLENIRDNIKLWIEEAGQPVVQNKQQGHDDEVASYFQADTGKAIVDQIRSQSDRFREIEAGKTAERVVELKDRNQELFLTMYVLWTLVALASIIASTMISGGIVRAMKDVIAMIQGISEGRSLKTRLNVSTKDEINDLVETTNRLLDKVEKEQIASERITGMSLKLQEKTDIYSLCDTFLYRLATMLEFQFGAIYVARENEDELTKISAYAGGEGRNGVGRERIKWGEGLVGQCAQDQHLIHLSDLPDYYIPIQSGLGVTPPRQLIIAPVLFEGRTVAVIETASLTQWPTADLELLRKLVELFGVSVNSVTTRSKIQQLYNEAQIMNEELQTQSEELLAQTHELINLNGKLENQKRVAENTAAELETTNFELERSSKYKSEFLANMSHELRTPLNSMLLLSQLLTENPSGNLTEEQRSFASVIHSSGSDLLAIINDILDLSKVEAGKMQIEMSAVNLTEFPSVFQGYFGKTAEAKHLDFSVILHPEIPDLFYTDEMRLHQILRNLLSNAFKFTEKGEVRLEISRRQDFRSEEYTREGPVLAFDVIDTGIGIPPEKSELIFEAFQQADGSTARKFGGTGLGLSISLQLARLLRGHLSLEGRPEGGSIFTLYLPLHEEPWDPEERPAAADGHSESDEQGSADGERESRSDWNQDAGYEENSDGSTFFAGATVLIVDDDQRNLYALSQRLEGYGMRVLTAQSGFECLEKVRSTSAIDLILLDIMMPVLDGYDTLSILRDEMQLHELPIIAVSAKTMKEERQRCLAAGASDFISKPVQFRELIRIMRYYLRDRAA; this is encoded by the coding sequence TTGTTGTGGAATCTCAAGATTCGCGGCAAGATTGCAGTGGGCTATTTCATGATTGTTCTGCTGTTGGGCCTATTTCTCCTCATCGTACAGGGACGCATCAAAGAACTGGAGAAGGAGACCGAACTGCTGAGCGGGCATGATATGCATGTGAATGAGCTTATTGACAAAATCGAGAAGAACGTCCTTGATATGGAGACAGGCCAGCGGGGCTTTGCGCTTACCGGCAATGAGTCTTATCTGGTTCCTTATAACGAGGGGAATGAGGACTGGCAGGAGAATTTTGCCGACCTCAAGGGAATGATAACCGATGCTACTCAATTGGAGAATCTGGAGAACATACGGGACAACATCAAGCTGTGGATTGAGGAGGCTGGCCAGCCTGTAGTCCAGAATAAACAACAGGGCCATGACGATGAAGTTGCCTCATACTTTCAGGCGGATACAGGCAAAGCCATCGTTGATCAAATCCGAAGCCAGTCGGACAGGTTCCGCGAAATTGAAGCCGGGAAGACCGCTGAGCGGGTAGTCGAGCTTAAAGACCGGAATCAGGAACTGTTCCTGACGATGTATGTGCTCTGGACGCTGGTCGCACTGGCTTCCATCATAGCGAGCACGATGATCTCGGGTGGAATAGTCAGGGCCATGAAGGATGTCATCGCCATGATACAGGGCATATCGGAGGGGCGCAGCTTAAAGACGCGATTGAATGTCAGCACTAAAGATGAGATTAATGACCTTGTCGAGACGACGAACCGGCTTCTTGACAAGGTAGAAAAAGAACAGATTGCCAGTGAACGGATTACGGGCATGTCGCTTAAGCTTCAGGAGAAGACGGATATCTACTCGTTATGCGATACCTTCCTCTACCGTCTGGCGACTATGCTGGAATTCCAGTTTGGCGCCATCTATGTCGCGCGGGAGAACGAGGACGAACTGACGAAGATCAGCGCGTATGCCGGAGGCGAGGGGAGAAACGGGGTCGGACGGGAACGAATCAAATGGGGGGAAGGACTGGTTGGACAGTGTGCGCAGGATCAGCATTTGATCCATTTGTCCGATCTGCCGGATTATTATATTCCGATCCAATCAGGGCTTGGCGTCACCCCGCCCCGTCAGCTTATCATTGCGCCGGTGTTATTCGAAGGACGAACAGTCGCCGTAATCGAAACGGCATCCCTGACCCAGTGGCCGACTGCTGATCTTGAACTTCTAAGGAAACTCGTAGAGCTGTTCGGGGTGTCGGTCAATTCCGTAACGACACGTTCAAAAATTCAACAGCTGTACAATGAGGCCCAGATTATGAATGAGGAGCTTCAGACGCAGTCAGAGGAGCTTCTTGCCCAGACGCATGAGCTGATTAATTTGAACGGCAAGCTTGAGAATCAGAAACGGGTAGCCGAGAATACAGCGGCCGAACTTGAGACAACGAACTTTGAGCTAGAACGAAGCTCAAAATACAAATCCGAATTTCTGGCCAATATGTCGCATGAACTGCGGACCCCGCTCAACAGCATGCTGCTGCTCTCCCAACTGCTGACCGAGAACCCCAGCGGCAACCTGACGGAAGAGCAGCGATCCTTCGCCTCCGTCATTCATTCTTCCGGCTCGGATCTTCTTGCCATCATCAACGATATTCTTGACCTGTCCAAGGTTGAAGCCGGAAAAATGCAAATCGAAATGAGCGCCGTGAATTTGACGGAATTCCCTTCCGTGTTCCAGGGATATTTCGGAAAGACCGCCGAAGCCAAGCATTTGGATTTCAGCGTGATTCTGCATCCCGAGATTCCGGATCTGTTCTATACGGATGAAATGCGGCTGCATCAAATATTGCGGAACCTGCTCTCCAATGCCTTTAAATTTACGGAGAAGGGAGAGGTTCGTCTTGAAATATCGAGACGGCAGGATTTCCGATCCGAGGAATATACCCGGGAGGGTCCGGTGCTGGCCTTCGATGTTATCGATACGGGAATCGGCATCCCGCCTGAGAAGAGCGAGCTGATCTTCGAAGCTTTTCAGCAGGCAGACGGCTCGACGGCCAGAAAATTCGGCGGTACAGGACTTGGATTGTCCATTTCACTTCAGCTCGCCCGGCTGCTCCGCGGTCATCTGTCATTGGAAGGCAGACCGGAAGGAGGCAGTATATTTACGCTGTATTTACCACTGCATGAGGAGCCTTGGGACCCTGAAGAACGGCCGGCGGCAGCAGATGGCCACAGTGAGTCTGATGAACAGGGATCAGCAGATGGGGAAAGAGAGAGCAGAAGCGACTGGAATCAAGACGCAGGGTATGAGGAGAATTCTGACGGCAGCACGTTTTTTGCGGGTGCGACTGTCCTCATCGTGGATGACGATCAGCGGAATCTGTATGCTCTCTCGCAGAGGCTCGAAGGATACGGTATGCGGGTGCTGACCGCCCAAAGCGGCTTTGAATGTCTGGAGAAGGTGAGGAGCACTTCCGCGATCGATTTGATCCTGCTCGATATCATGATGCCGGTTCTGGATGGATATGATACGTTGTCCATACTTCGTGACGAGATGCAGCTTCACGAACTGCCGATAATCGCAGTATCCGCCAAGACTATGAAAGAAGAGCGCCAGCGTTGTCTGGCCGCCGGGGCTTCGGATTTCATCAGCAAGCCCGTGCAGTTCCGGGAGCTTATACGGATTATGCGGTATTATCTTCGCGATCGCGCGGCTTGA
- a CDS encoding NAD-dependent dehydratase: MREILVLGGTRFFGKKLVSRLIGQPDNRVTLLTRGNAPDDFGDKVRRLRANRSDPQQLEDVLGNSSWDVVYDNICYSPNDALAAQNLFKDRTAKYILTSSMSVYDPSPEALTEAVFDPYRYPIRRGDRDDFTYQEGKRLAEAVLLQQSGFPVSAVRFPIVLGTDDYTRRLHFHIEHIRNGIPIGVPNLDARISFITSDEAADFLDGLGRSKLTGPVNACSDGTVSIGEVIAMLEREIGIKADVRSETPEEDASPFGIEGSWYMDTTYAQTAGFAFLELPEYLPSLIASIDSEFRK, encoded by the coding sequence TTGAGAGAAATATTGGTGCTTGGAGGAACCCGGTTCTTCGGCAAAAAGCTGGTCAGCCGGCTGATTGGGCAGCCGGATAACCGTGTGACCCTGTTAACACGAGGGAATGCCCCTGACGATTTCGGTGACAAGGTAAGACGGCTGCGAGCGAACCGGTCCGATCCGCAGCAATTGGAGGATGTGCTCGGCAATTCATCCTGGGATGTTGTGTATGACAATATTTGCTACTCGCCGAACGATGCGTTGGCCGCGCAAAACCTGTTCAAAGATCGAACCGCAAAATACATACTTACTTCCAGCATGTCCGTCTATGATCCAAGTCCTGAAGCGTTGACCGAAGCGGTATTCGATCCATACCGTTACCCGATACGCCGCGGCGACAGAGATGATTTCACCTATCAGGAAGGCAAACGGCTCGCCGAAGCAGTTCTGCTGCAGCAGAGCGGTTTCCCGGTCTCGGCTGTCCGGTTCCCGATCGTGCTTGGAACGGACGATTATACTAGACGCCTTCATTTTCATATCGAACATATCCGAAATGGTATTCCGATCGGCGTACCGAATCTGGACGCCCGCATTTCTTTTATTACGTCGGACGAAGCGGCCGATTTCCTGGATGGGCTCGGACGGAGCAAATTGACTGGTCCAGTCAATGCTTGCTCGGACGGGACCGTGTCAATCGGTGAAGTTATTGCCATGCTCGAACGCGAGATTGGAATTAAAGCGGATGTGCGAAGCGAAACTCCAGAGGAGGATGCATCGCCGTTTGGGATTGAGGGGTCCTGGTATATGGATACGACGTACGCTCAGACAGCAGGGTTTGCTTTTCTCGAGCTGCCTGAATACCTCCCCTCCCTTATCGCCTCGATCGATTCTGAATTCCGCAAATAG
- a CDS encoding cysteine hydrolase family protein encodes MEESKKALIVIDVQEGMFSEPDMKLYDEEGVMNRIQGLLERARHAGVPVIYIQHTEDEGEYSRGVPTWEISARIKPLPGETIIEKPTWDAFHRTGLHAELESRGITDLIIVGMQSEFCLDTTCRRAYSLGYRSVLVQDAHSTFDSDTLSGEEIVRHHNRVLGGRFVSLSPADEVVL; translated from the coding sequence ATGGAAGAATCGAAAAAAGCACTAATTGTGATCGACGTTCAGGAAGGGATGTTCTCTGAACCTGATATGAAGCTCTATGATGAAGAGGGTGTGATGAACCGGATTCAGGGTTTGCTTGAACGCGCGCGACATGCGGGAGTACCTGTCATTTACATTCAGCACACCGAAGACGAGGGAGAATATTCGAGGGGTGTGCCGACCTGGGAGATCAGCGCCAGAATCAAACCGCTGCCAGGAGAGACGATAATCGAGAAGCCCACTTGGGATGCTTTTCACAGGACGGGACTTCATGCTGAGCTTGAGAGCAGAGGGATTACCGATTTGATTATCGTCGGGATGCAGTCCGAATTTTGTCTGGATACGACCTGCCGCCGCGCTTACAGCCTGGGATACCGTTCCGTGCTTGTACAAGATGCGCACAGCACCTTTGACAGCGATACATTAAGCGGTGAAGAGATAGTCCGCCATCATAACCGAGTGCTCGGCGGACGGTTTGTCAGTCTCAGTCCGGCAGATGAAGTGGTACTCTAA
- a CDS encoding VanW family protein encodes MGTPQSLRPRKRSRLRLFAGRQYFIGRRYMRWLLQDKSIAAAFMKEQLPYLAASHHTPMLRKLRKVDMQLQYNKIRNLSLAIPRLNGLTVKPGETLSYWRRIGKPTRRKGYLDGMVLYYGGFRSGVGGGLCQLSNLIYWMTLHTPLTVTERHRHSYDVFPDEQRTQPFGSGATCSYNYLDLQIRNDTENEYQLCLWLDDTYLYGEWRSSSPVLNRYEVYESSHSIRLEPWGGYVRRNSIRRRKLSLDGSEISDEPVADNTALMMYAPLLKEASVVSDF; translated from the coding sequence ATGGGAACTCCGCAAAGTCTGCGTCCCAGGAAACGCTCTCGCCTGCGCTTGTTCGCCGGCCGTCAATATTTCATTGGCAGAAGGTATATGAGATGGCTGCTGCAAGACAAGTCTATTGCGGCAGCCTTCATGAAGGAGCAGCTGCCTTATCTGGCCGCCTCGCATCATACTCCAATGCTTAGAAAGCTGCGCAAAGTTGATATGCAGCTTCAATATAATAAAATCCGAAATTTGAGTCTCGCGATCCCCAGGCTAAACGGTTTGACGGTGAAGCCGGGAGAGACGCTCTCTTATTGGCGGAGAATCGGGAAACCGACGCGGCGAAAAGGCTATTTGGACGGTATGGTTCTCTATTACGGCGGCTTTCGGTCCGGGGTGGGCGGGGGGCTGTGCCAGCTGTCGAATTTAATATACTGGATGACACTGCACACTCCGCTAACCGTTACCGAGCGTCACCGGCACAGCTATGACGTGTTCCCCGACGAACAGCGGACACAGCCGTTCGGAAGCGGGGCGACCTGTTCTTATAACTATCTGGATCTGCAGATCCGGAATGATACGGAGAATGAATACCAGCTATGTCTTTGGCTTGACGACACTTATCTATATGGGGAGTGGCGTTCCTCCTCGCCTGTATTGAACCGATATGAAGTATACGAGAGCAGCCATTCCATCAGGCTGGAGCCTTGGGGCGGTTATGTCAGACGGAACAGCATCCGCCGCAGAAAGCTTTCTCTGGACGGCAGCGAAATCTCGGATGAACCCGTTGCGGACAATACCGCGTTGATGATGTATGCGCCGTTATTAAAAGAAGCTTCTGTAGTTTCCGATTTCTGA
- a CDS encoding DMT family transporter produces the protein MHVKKPPVPVPVLLLTGIVAISFSAIFVKWSSAPASVQGMYRLLFTSLLMLPFAPRYGEEIKAISRKEWLLLGASGFMLALHFLLWMGSLKYTSVASSTMIMSLEPVFIMVGSFLLYKERSAVSAILGLAVAIVGVCLIGWGDVGLSPDNVKGDLLSIGGTAAVAVHLLIGKKLVARIPSYLYSLIVFILAGAVFAVYNGVSGISFFDYPPREWGIFVLLAVVPTVFGHILFNWLLQYTSATTVSMSILGEPVGASILAFMLLGERLTGLQWSGGVLVLGGLAFYLYMGSRAAAREQEELIRQANERLQMPGSVI, from the coding sequence ATGCATGTCAAAAAACCGCCGGTCCCCGTACCAGTACTGCTGCTGACCGGCATTGTCGCCATCTCTTTCTCCGCTATTTTCGTCAAATGGTCATCGGCCCCGGCTTCCGTTCAGGGAATGTACCGGCTCTTGTTCACTTCGCTTCTAATGCTTCCTTTCGCGCCTAGGTATGGCGAGGAGATCAAAGCAATCAGCCGGAAGGAATGGCTGCTGCTCGGAGCATCCGGATTTATGCTGGCCCTGCATTTTCTGCTATGGATGGGGTCGCTTAAATATACCTCCGTCGCAAGCTCCACTATGATCATGTCGCTGGAGCCTGTATTTATCATGGTCGGTTCTTTCCTGTTGTACAAGGAGCGCAGTGCCGTTTCCGCCATCCTGGGACTTGCCGTTGCGATCGTCGGTGTCTGTCTGATCGGTTGGGGGGATGTGGGATTGTCGCCGGACAATGTGAAGGGAGATTTGCTCTCTATTGGAGGGACGGCAGCGGTTGCCGTTCATTTGCTAATTGGCAAGAAGCTCGTTGCCCGGATTCCTTCCTATCTGTACAGCCTGATTGTGTTTATCCTGGCAGGAGCCGTGTTCGCGGTGTATAATGGCGTCTCGGGGATATCCTTCTTCGATTATCCACCGAGAGAATGGGGGATCTTTGTCCTGTTAGCCGTCGTTCCCACCGTATTCGGACATATCCTGTTTAACTGGCTGCTTCAATATACGTCCGCAACGACCGTATCGATGAGTATACTCGGCGAACCGGTAGGGGCCAGTATTCTAGCCTTCATGCTGCTTGGCGAACGTCTGACGGGTCTGCAATGGTCGGGTGGCGTGCTTGTCCTGGGCGGACTTGCCTTCTATTTGTACATGGGGAGCCGGGCGGCAGCCAGGGAGCAGGAGGAACTCATCCGGCAGGCCAACGAGCGGCTGCAAATGCCCGGAAGCGTCATCTAA
- a CDS encoding class I SAM-dependent methyltransferase: MNENKGKQLHSGEVVTSAASEELWNEDTYSAWVARFGTPEEAAAKLKKDPSARIQPLIAHFGDIQGKRMMNIMGSNGYKAVALGLLGADVTVADFSEGNARYAAELSEAAGVNLHYIVSDVLKLPLDELSGAFDLVFAEQGIVHYFTDLKPFMDTAAALLSPGGRFVLRDFHPVSTKLISSKGSTAKIRKHKVTGDYFDESLEEKKVSYSKYSPGEEGGEKQTGVVYWRKWTLGEIVTAVAASGLIIEKLVEEPNLSSDVFDKGIPKTFVLSAVKPLG; this comes from the coding sequence ATGAATGAGAATAAAGGGAAGCAACTTCATTCCGGCGAAGTGGTAACATCCGCTGCCAGCGAAGAGCTGTGGAATGAAGATACATATAGCGCCTGGGTCGCCCGCTTCGGAACGCCGGAGGAAGCGGCCGCCAAATTGAAGAAAGATCCGTCAGCCAGAATACAGCCGCTGATCGCTCATTTCGGGGATATACAGGGCAAACGGATGATGAACATCATGGGCTCTAACGGATACAAGGCGGTAGCGCTTGGATTGCTCGGAGCCGATGTGACCGTTGCGGATTTCTCCGAAGGCAATGCGCGTTATGCAGCCGAACTGTCCGAAGCGGCGGGGGTAAATCTTCACTATATAGTCTCCGATGTATTGAAGCTGCCGCTTGATGAGCTTTCCGGTGCCTTTGATCTGGTATTTGCGGAACAGGGCATCGTCCATTATTTTACGGACCTGAAACCCTTTATGGATACGGCGGCAGCGCTGCTGTCTCCTGGCGGAAGATTCGTTCTGCGTGATTTTCATCCGGTATCGACCAAGCTGATCTCCTCCAAGGGCTCAACGGCCAAAATCCGGAAGCATAAAGTAACAGGAGATTATTTTGACGAATCCCTTGAGGAGAAGAAGGTTTCCTACTCGAAATATTCGCCCGGAGAAGAGGGGGGCGAGAAACAGACAGGTGTCGTCTACTGGCGCAAATGGACGCTTGGAGAAATCGTAACTGCCGTTGCGGCAAGCGGCCTGATCATCGAGAAGCTGGTCGAGGAGCCAAATCTGTCATCCGACGTGTTTGATAAAGGCATTCCGAAGACCTTTGTACTTAGCGCAGTCAAGCCCCTGGGTTAA
- a CDS encoding VOC family protein produces MINQIGQVMLYVSNQDESKDFWTEKLGFEVVSEETNGPMKWIEVAPKGAATSIVLHNKEFVAQMNPDMNLGTPSLMYFTEDLDQLYRDLTSKKVTVGEIMELPGGRVFNFADHEDNYFAVMEKK; encoded by the coding sequence ATGATTAATCAAATTGGCCAAGTTATGTTGTATGTGAGCAATCAAGACGAATCCAAAGATTTTTGGACAGAAAAATTGGGGTTCGAGGTCGTTTCGGAAGAAACTAATGGTCCGATGAAGTGGATCGAAGTTGCTCCCAAGGGTGCAGCAACCAGCATTGTTCTCCATAATAAAGAGTTCGTTGCCCAAATGAATCCTGATATGAATCTGGGAACACCGTCTTTAATGTATTTTACGGAAGATCTCGATCAATTGTATCGTGATTTGACGAGCAAGAAGGTCACTGTTGGCGAAATCATGGAACTTCCCGGCGGAAGAGTCTTTAACTTCGCAGATCATGAAGACAACTACTTTGCCGTAATGGAAAAAAAGTAA
- a CDS encoding LysR family transcriptional regulator, whose protein sequence is MLNLLKLQIVVLIEKHKKVTDVASELGLKQPTVSFHMKSLESELGVPLFQNRSGRVLLTEAGQALHPYALRIVALAADAERAVHKTAGRSRFSLRIGASAIPSTEFLPPLLAQLNAQHPDLEVTLQTSDNEETLLSEIRDRKLPLAVIYGLRPGDDLFLVTQLKEDEVVLVCSPGHPFAEQSELAPGQIAAEPLIQLSEGLALRMFAERWAELNGIRLQSRVVADSSQAAGRMAEAGVGIAILSRLGTNRDMEAGRLIVLPLPGQVPDSPGLYLVQRRDHVLTEAEQIVVNRLTVNKPGN, encoded by the coding sequence CCCACCGTCTCCTTTCATATGAAGTCGCTGGAATCCGAACTCGGTGTACCGCTCTTTCAGAACCGCAGCGGACGCGTCCTGTTAACTGAAGCCGGACAAGCCCTGCATCCATATGCGCTCCGGATTGTCGCTCTTGCAGCGGACGCGGAACGGGCCGTCCATAAAACGGCGGGCCGTTCGAGATTCAGCCTGAGGATTGGAGCCTCGGCCATTCCTTCAACCGAATTCCTCCCTCCCCTGCTTGCCCAGTTGAACGCCCAGCACCCGGATCTGGAAGTTACGCTGCAGACTTCAGACAACGAAGAAACGCTGCTGAGCGAGATCCGCGACCGCAAATTGCCGCTTGCTGTCATTTACGGATTACGTCCGGGGGACGATCTATTTCTGGTCACACAATTAAAAGAGGATGAAGTCGTGCTCGTTTGTTCCCCCGGTCATCCTTTTGCCGAGCAGAGTGAGCTTGCTCCAGGGCAGATTGCTGCTGAGCCGCTCATTCAGCTGAGCGAAGGTCTTGCGCTCCGCATGTTCGCTGAGCGCTGGGCCGAATTGAACGGCATTCGTCTGCAAAGCCGAGTCGTGGCGGACAGCTCCCAAGCAGCCGGAAGGATGGCAGAAGCCGGAGTGGGAATCGCTATTCTGTCCCGATTGGGAACTAACCGTGATATGGAAGCCGGGCGGCTGATTGTCCTGCCTCTGCCTGGCCAGGTTCCGGACAGCCCCGGACTGTATCTCGTTCAGCGCCGGGACCATGTCCTGACAGAAGCGGAGCAGATCGTTGTAAACCGATTGACCGTCAACAAGCCTGGAAATTGA